One bacterium genomic region harbors:
- a CDS encoding V-type ATP synthase subunit E, which yields MSIEGIISKIKQDAEATAQQILEKYRQQAKKLLDEFEAYKAQKLAEAEEKAKVELERTKQRQIDHARSVAAKKILAKKRELLDKLYQLVRKKIEELPKNKYKKLFAELIAKLGVESGKILVSVDEKVFDKEFADMVAKAVSEAGSENAKFEVERVEGNFRGLYLDCGKVRYDLTVDAIMESLRERTESTVVKKLFVE from the coding sequence TTGAGCATCGAGGGAATAATATCCAAAATAAAGCAGGACGCAGAGGCTACTGCACAGCAAATACTCGAAAAATATCGCCAGCAAGCAAAAAAGCTTCTCGATGAGTTTGAAGCGTATAAAGCTCAGAAACTTGCCGAAGCTGAGGAAAAAGCCAAAGTTGAACTTGAGCGAACGAAGCAGCGCCAGATTGACCATGCAAGGTCTGTCGCGGCGAAGAAAATACTTGCGAAGAAGCGCGAGTTGCTCGACAAATTATACCAGCTTGTAAGGAAGAAGATAGAGGAGCTTCCCAAAAATAAGTATAAAAAGCTTTTTGCCGAGCTTATAGCCAAGTTGGGCGTGGAGAGTGGCAAAATTCTTGTTTCCGTGGACGAAAAAGTTTTCGACAAGGAATTCGCGGACATGGTCGCAAAGGCAGTATCTGAAGCGGGTTCTGAAAATGCTAAATTCGAGGTCGAGAGGGTTGAGGGCAACTTTAGGGGATTGTATCTCGATTGCGGGAAAGTTCGTTATGACCTTACGGTCGATGCTATTATGGAGTCGCTTCGTGAGCGAACCGAATCAACCGTGGTGAAAAAGCTTTTCGTCGAGTAG
- a CDS encoding V-type ATP synthase subunit K — protein MAQAEAVEQTGGWFRWDPVALAFFGAGIAAVLAGIGSSIGIGIVGGMANGALQERPELFGRLIPLAAMPGTQGIYGIVIAVLILGRITPGMSIEAGWQLFFAGIPTGLAGLVSGIWQGKVCAGGVGLVTKDPAQFGKAIILGVLVEFYALLGLIASILMATRVS, from the coding sequence ATGGCGCAGGCTGAAGCTGTTGAGCAGACCGGTGGCTGGTTCCGATGGGACCCTGTAGCTCTCGCATTCTTTGGTGCCGGCATCGCTGCCGTGCTGGCTGGAATAGGCTCGTCAATAGGAATAGGAATAGTTGGTGGAATGGCTAACGGTGCTCTTCAGGAAAGGCCGGAGCTTTTTGGACGGCTCATACCTCTTGCGGCTATGCCCGGAACGCAGGGTATATATGGAATAGTTATAGCAGTATTGATACTTGGTAGAATAACGCCAGGTATGTCCATCGAGGCTGGGTGGCAGCTATTCTTCGCCGGAATCCCTACAGGACTCGCTGGATTGGTTTCTGGCATTTGGCAGGGGAAAGTGTGTGCTGGTGGTGTCGGCTTGGTCACGAAAGACCCCGCACAGTTCGGTAAGGCAATAATTCTTGGAGTTTTGGTGGAGTTCTATGCACTTTTAGGGCTTATCGCAAGCATTCTTATGGCAACAAGAGTGTCCTGA